A stretch of the uncultured Trichococcus sp. genome encodes the following:
- a CDS encoding HAD-IA family hydrolase, protein MGLLLFDFDGTLAETCKISEMATMDTFEHFGYPVPTPEQLREDRGKPHFVKFIGYLKQYALSPVELDKLMEVFWDKYEKYENMLLEPYDLSRDSLMELKGNGHHLGVISNKATKALLRSLAAVDLLDLMEVVIGLDNMNQHKPNPEGIFTAWEKIPMAKEDTVMIGDTIYDMQMGKMAGVKTVGITWGGSSPQTLRAENPDRIANSFVELEIIIASLLDD, encoded by the coding sequence ATGGGATTACTACTATTCGATTTTGACGGTACCTTGGCAGAAACATGTAAAATTAGCGAAATGGCTACAATGGATACATTTGAACATTTCGGCTATCCCGTTCCAACCCCTGAGCAATTGCGTGAGGATAGAGGAAAGCCCCATTTTGTGAAGTTTATCGGCTATCTGAAGCAATATGCACTCTCTCCGGTCGAGCTGGATAAGCTGATGGAAGTCTTTTGGGACAAATACGAGAAGTATGAAAATATGCTGTTGGAACCATACGATCTGTCGCGGGATTCCTTGATGGAGCTGAAAGGGAACGGACATCATCTGGGCGTGATTTCCAACAAAGCAACCAAGGCTTTGTTGCGCAGTCTTGCTGCAGTGGATCTGTTGGATCTGATGGAAGTGGTCATCGGATTGGATAATATGAACCAGCACAAACCGAATCCGGAAGGCATCTTCACTGCCTGGGAGAAAATCCCGATGGCGAAAGAAGACACCGTCATGATCGGTGATACCATCTATGATATGCAGATGGGGAAAATGGCAGGCGTAAAGACCGTCGGCATCACTTGGGGCGGCAGTTCGCCCCAAACTTTGCGTGCGGAAAATCCAGATCGCATCGCCAACTCCTTCGTGGAACTGGAAATCATCATCGCAAGTTTGTTGGATGATTAA
- a CDS encoding GIY-YIG nuclease family protein, whose amino-acid sequence MTQRKELRRQFEEVPIEAGIYEVQNTENQKIFIGKTPNLKTLNGMKHILNMGANNNKELQADWNHFGQDAFTFTILEVVEKSEDPSFNEKKALEQLEEKWLIEKQPFGERGYNRKPKA is encoded by the coding sequence ATGACACAGAGAAAAGAACTGCGACGCCAATTCGAAGAGGTGCCGATTGAAGCAGGCATCTACGAAGTACAGAATACGGAAAACCAAAAGATTTTCATCGGCAAAACCCCTAACCTGAAGACTTTGAATGGCATGAAACATATTTTGAATATGGGTGCGAACAACAACAAGGAACTCCAAGCCGATTGGAACCACTTCGGGCAGGATGCCTTCACGTTTACAATTTTGGAAGTGGTTGAAAAGAGCGAGGACCCTTCCTTCAACGAGAAGAAAGCCTTGGAACAACTGGAGGAGAAATGGCTGATCGAAAAGCAACCTTTCGGGGAGCGCGGCTACAACCGCAAACCTAAAGCATAA
- the thiD gene encoding bifunctional hydroxymethylpyrimidine kinase/phosphomethylpyrimidine kinase: MKIVLTIAGSDSSGGAGIQADLKTMMAHKVYGMSVITALTAQNTTGVAGIMEVTPEFVAQQLDCVFEDIRPDAVKIGMVSNAAIIKVIAEKLAEYKAENIVVDPVMVATSGSSLMQDDASQALRTLLLPLADVITPNVPEGEVLSGVKIETKADMLASAERIASAAGTSVLLKGGHLRDSADDLLFMDGKVSWFESERIENPNTHGTGCTLSSAIAANLALGHGMEASIRQAKAYITGALRDGLDLGKGSGPLNHAYRIN; this comes from the coding sequence ATGAAAATAGTATTGACGATCGCCGGTTCTGACAGCAGCGGCGGAGCGGGGATTCAAGCGGACCTGAAGACGATGATGGCGCATAAAGTCTATGGGATGAGCGTGATCACGGCGCTGACGGCACAGAACACGACAGGGGTTGCCGGAATCATGGAAGTGACGCCTGAATTTGTGGCGCAGCAGTTGGATTGCGTCTTTGAGGATATCCGGCCGGATGCGGTGAAGATCGGCATGGTGTCGAACGCCGCAATCATCAAAGTCATCGCGGAGAAGCTGGCAGAATACAAAGCAGAAAACATCGTCGTGGATCCGGTCATGGTGGCCACAAGCGGCAGCAGCCTGATGCAGGACGATGCCAGCCAGGCTTTGCGGACGCTGTTGTTGCCGTTGGCTGATGTGATCACCCCCAATGTGCCGGAAGGAGAGGTGCTGAGCGGTGTCAAAATCGAGACGAAGGCGGATATGCTGGCTTCGGCGGAGCGCATCGCTTCAGCAGCGGGAACCAGCGTGCTCCTGAAGGGCGGCCATCTGAGGGACAGCGCCGACGATCTGCTCTTTATGGACGGAAAAGTCAGTTGGTTCGAGTCGGAACGGATCGAAAACCCGAATACGCATGGCACCGGCTGCACGCTTTCCTCAGCCATCGCAGCGAATCTGGCTTTAGGCCACGGAATGGAAGCGAGCATCCGCCAAGCCAAAGCCTACATCACCGGCGCGCTCCGCGACGGACTGGATCTGGGCAAGGGCAGCGGCCCACTCAATCACGCTTATCGCATCAACTAA
- a CDS encoding HAD family phosphatase, translated as MKLEAAIFDLDGTLLDSMPIWQGLGENYLLQKKLQPAPGLQDALKTMSLQQAAQHFRADYGLHEDEETIIGEIETLIADLYRYEVPLKAGTAEYLQKLQAQNVKMCIATATERNLAESALERLGIREYFSTILTSSEVKAGKDNPLIFQRAFEHLGAPLTKTVIFEDALHAIETATAAGFRVVGVYDETAAQDRERIEAMTEQYIYSFSDWKG; from the coding sequence ATGAAACTGGAAGCAGCCATCTTCGATCTGGACGGGACGCTGCTGGATTCCATGCCGATCTGGCAAGGATTGGGAGAAAATTATTTGCTTCAGAAAAAGCTGCAGCCGGCTCCTGGATTGCAGGATGCGTTGAAGACGATGAGCCTGCAGCAAGCCGCACAACATTTTCGAGCGGACTACGGATTGCACGAAGATGAAGAGACAATCATTGGGGAAATTGAAACGCTGATTGCGGATCTTTACCGTTATGAAGTCCCGCTTAAAGCCGGCACAGCGGAATACCTGCAGAAATTGCAGGCACAGAATGTGAAGATGTGCATCGCCACTGCGACCGAAAGGAATTTGGCCGAGAGCGCCTTGGAGCGTTTGGGCATCCGGGAATATTTCAGCACCATCCTGACCAGCAGTGAAGTAAAGGCGGGCAAAGACAATCCGCTCATTTTTCAGCGGGCGTTCGAACATCTCGGGGCTCCCCTCACGAAGACCGTCATCTTTGAGGATGCCCTGCACGCCATCGAAACGGCAACAGCAGCCGGTTTCCGGGTAGTCGGCGTCTATGATGAGACGGCGGCACAGGATAGGGAGCGCATCGAAGCGATGACGGAGCAGTACATTTATTCATTTTCGGATTGGAAAGGATGA
- the thiE gene encoding thiamine phosphate synthase: MRLDKNDLLLYAVTDRQWLGNASLAEQLEEAIQAGVTVVQLREKELDFDAFVSLGKELQAVAKRHRVPFIINDAVDVALALDADGVHVGQSDMQAGDVRSRIGEGKILGVSAHSVEEALMAERNGADYLGVGAIYSTATKPDANTLSIETLQQICRAVSIPVVGIGGIAEGNIPNLKGSGIDGVAVVSAIFAQPNITAAVKRLRPLAEAMVQP; the protein is encoded by the coding sequence TTGAGACTAGATAAGAACGATTTGCTGCTTTACGCGGTGACCGATCGCCAATGGCTGGGGAACGCGTCCTTGGCGGAACAGCTTGAAGAAGCCATCCAGGCGGGCGTTACCGTCGTGCAATTGCGCGAGAAGGAACTGGATTTTGATGCCTTTGTCTCCCTGGGCAAGGAACTGCAGGCCGTGGCCAAACGCCACCGCGTTCCCTTCATCATCAATGATGCCGTGGATGTGGCCTTGGCGCTGGATGCGGATGGCGTTCATGTGGGACAGAGCGATATGCAGGCGGGAGATGTCCGCAGCCGGATCGGCGAGGGAAAAATTCTGGGCGTTTCTGCCCATTCCGTCGAGGAGGCGCTGATGGCGGAACGGAACGGGGCCGATTATCTGGGCGTCGGTGCCATCTACAGCACAGCGACGAAGCCGGATGCCAACACGCTATCGATCGAAACGCTGCAGCAGATCTGCCGGGCGGTGAGCATACCCGTTGTGGGGATCGGAGGCATTGCTGAAGGGAATATCCCCAACCTGAAGGGCAGCGGCATCGATGGGGTTGCCGTCGTATCCGCCATCTTTGCGCAGCCGAACATCACCGCGGCCGTTAAGCGGCTGCGCCCGTTAGCCGAAGCGATGGTGCAACCATGA
- the thiM gene encoding hydroxyethylthiazole kinase translates to MFKTLFENVQRQTPLVHCITNYVTVNDVANALLAAGGTPIMADAPEEVAEITSICTALNLNIGTLNSRAVESMLLAGRQANALAHPVVLDPVGAGASPFRTEVTFRLLEDIAFTVIKGNISEMKTIHSGSGTTKGVDADISDAVTEETLEATVAFAKRLADRNEAIVAITGAIDIVADRDKAYIIRNGHPQMAKVSGTGCMLSALIAAYCGANPEQLLDATAAAVCLMGVSGELAHERMIRTAAGTSSYRSYIIDEISKMSAEKLEGGAKIETR, encoded by the coding sequence ATGTTCAAAACGCTATTCGAGAATGTACAGCGACAGACGCCGCTGGTCCACTGCATCACCAATTATGTCACCGTCAATGATGTCGCCAATGCCCTCTTGGCTGCCGGCGGGACGCCGATCATGGCGGATGCCCCCGAGGAAGTCGCGGAAATCACAAGCATCTGCACCGCCCTGAACCTGAACATCGGAACACTGAACAGCCGGGCTGTGGAATCGATGTTGCTGGCGGGACGCCAAGCCAATGCGCTCGCCCATCCCGTCGTTTTGGATCCGGTCGGCGCGGGGGCATCCCCTTTCCGGACCGAAGTGACCTTCAGATTGCTGGAGGACATTGCCTTCACCGTGATCAAAGGGAACATTTCGGAAATGAAGACGATCCATTCCGGCAGCGGCACGACAAAAGGTGTCGATGCTGACATCAGCGATGCAGTGACCGAGGAGACGCTCGAGGCAACGGTCGCGTTCGCCAAACGATTGGCCGACCGGAACGAGGCGATCGTCGCGATCACCGGAGCGATCGACATCGTTGCGGATCGGGACAAAGCCTACATCATCCGCAACGGGCATCCGCAGATGGCGAAGGTGTCCGGAACCGGCTGCATGCTGTCGGCATTGATTGCCGCCTATTGCGGAGCCAACCCGGAGCAGTTGCTGGATGCCACCGCGGCAGCGGTATGCCTGATGGGGGTCAGCGGCGAGCTGGCTCACGAAAGGATGATCCGCACTGCCGCAGGGACTTCATCCTACCGCAGCTACATCATCGATGAAATCAGCAAGATGTCGGCCGAAAAACTGGAAGGGGGCGCTAAAATTGAGACTAGATAA